The following proteins come from a genomic window of Lolium rigidum isolate FL_2022 chromosome 5, APGP_CSIRO_Lrig_0.1, whole genome shotgun sequence:
- the LOC124654182 gene encoding protein MAIN-LIKE 1-like → MSSRARGGVRRGRGRGRGRADVAENYMDYHETSVPSSPSTISDREDNGEFTLEQAPACCVGPVEPASSTLLNPKINHRSDAIFGDQAVDQLKLRHHKPLKFHERYRPYLRDAGLLGLSQICQKMPQLDKALITALVERWRPETHSFHLASGEMTVTLQDVAMLFALPIDGRPVCCTTDHDYGQMVVDCLGHDPRGLSMPGKSFLHYKWLKKHFYELPEGADDQTVQRHVRAYILSLLCGVLFPDGTGRMSLIYLPLIADLSLVGTYSWGSAALAFLYRALCSVASSHNIKNIGGSLLLLQLWSWEHSHVGRPLARSSLCMETDIPQDLPPIGFRWVGARAQSQNATRCLKQYRDELNLQRADQLKWEPYMLIESLSLPPLCTKDADLWITQAPLINFPIVEMYLPERVMRQFGLRQCIPPPFRPTLQTLHRISRRGRERENWEETHHEYIQEWEARRHRIFREAEQYDLSSYDEYLQWYSGATRRYLVPSTSDDAEAGLLSPPDDSSDLQYKAKSPMIRKAVDKLHGMMKKAKTAMSSTADTATQALVFEFLHGFEDVLHDLGEMKEKSGPEASPFGSATGSHVDSAAAHNEPQLLLEVEQNILSDNQEVQYQEDEDLHTVEHARLTLEPMDEENQCSNNLLLGVDENYGSASLATENCETADFVIPQHNEYVDEAGHPAEMDHSLLLMDSMPLSEENNGVDSAPSPGPSSPALAATYDSAMENINSSTQGAEPSCPQQSVDVKLEAEVKHTDAEKDDSYNGYSSSNH, encoded by the exons ATGTCTTCAAGGGCAAGAGGAGGCGTGCGCCGTGGCAGGGGCCGCGGCCGTGGGAGAGCTGATGTGGCAGAAAATTACATGGATTACCATGAGACATCTGTACCTTCTTCTCCAAGTACCATTTCTGATAGAGAGGACAATGGCGAGTTCACTCTGGAACAAGCCCCTGCTTGTTGTGTAGGACCTGTGGAACCTGCATCTAGCACACTACTCAATCCTAAGATTAACCACCGTTCTGATGCAATTTTTGGTGATCAG GCCGTGGATCAGTTGAAACTGCGCCACCACAAACCATTGAAATTTCATGAGAGATATCGTCCTTATCTGAGGGATGCAGGACTTCTGGGGCTCTCGCAAATTTGCCAGAAAATGCCTCAGTTGGATAAAGCCTTGATTACTGCTCTTGTTGAGCGTTGGAGGCCAGAAACCCACAGCTTCCACTTGGCTTCTGGGGAGATGACAGTTACACTTCAAGATGTTGCAATGTTGTTTGCTCTTCCTATTGACGGCCGCCCGGTTTGTTGTACTACGGATCATGATTATGGGCAGATGGTCGTTGATTGTCTAGGTCACGATCCTAGAGGTCTATCAATGCCTGGGAAGTCCTTTTTGCATTACAAATGGCTGAAGAAGCACTTCTATGAGTTACCAGAAGGGGCTGATGATCAGACAGTACAGAGGCATGTTCGAGCATATATCCTGAGCCTCTTATGTGGGGTGCTCTTTCCAGACGGGACAGGAAGGATGAGTCTGATATATCTTCCACTGATTGCTGATCTTTCTCTTGTTGGAACATACAGCTGGGGCTCCGCAGCCCTTGCCTTCCTATACCGGGCCCTTTGCTCTGTTGCCTCCTCCCACAATATCAAGAACATAGGTGGTTCTTTGCTTCTCTTGCAGCTTTGGAGTTGGGAGCACTCCCATGTTGGCAGACCATTGGCTCGGTCTTCCCTATGCATGGAGACAGACATCCCACAAGACTTGCCCCCAATTGGCTTTCGTTGGGTCGGTGCTCGCGCACAAAGTCAGAATGCTACTCGCTGTCTTAAGCAGTACAGAGATGAGCTAAACCTACAGCGAGCAGATCAGTTGAAATGGGAGCCGTACATGCTCATCGAGTCGTTGAGCTTACCACCACTCTGCACAAAAGATGCTGACCTTTGGATTACTCAAGCACCGTTAATAAATTTTCCTATAGTTGAGATGTATCTGCCTGAGCGAGTGATGCGGCAATTCGGGCTCCGCCAATGCATTCCACCACCTTTTCGTCCTACACTGCAGACATTACATCGTATTAGTCGACGTGGTAGAGAGCGTGAGAATTGGGAAGAGACGCATCATGAGTATATTCAGGAATGGGAAGCACGGCGGCATCGCATATTTCGGGAGGCTGAGCAATATGATTTGTCATCTTACGACGAGTATCTGCAGTGGTACTCTGGAGCTACACGGAGGTATCTTGTGCCATCAACCAGTGATGATGCTGAAGCAGGACTTTTATCTCCACCTGATGATTCCTCTGATCTTCAATACAAGGCCAAGTCTCCTATGATCCGCAAAGCG GTTGATAAGCTGCATGGCATGATGAAGAAGGCCAAGACAGCCATGTCATCCACAGCTGATACGGCCACACAAGCCTTAGTTTTTGAATTTCTGCATGGTTTTGAAGATGTGCTCCATGATCTTGGTGAGATGAAGGAAAAGAGTGGCCCAGAGGCTTCACCTTTTGGTTCAGCTACTGGTTCACATGTTGACTCAGCTGCCGCCCACAATGAGCCTCAACTTTTGCTTGAAGTTGAACAGAACATTTTAAGTGACAATCAAGAAGTTCAATACCAGGAAGATGAGGACCTTCATACAGTGGAGCATGCTAGATTGACCCTAGAACCTATGGATGAGGAAAACCAGTGTTCCAACAATTTATTACTTGGTGTGGATGAAAATTATGGCTCAGCTTCATTAGCCACTGAGAACTGTGAGACAGCAGATTTTGTCATTCCACAGCACAATGAGTATGTTGATGAAGCCGGACATCCTGCCGAAATGGATCATAGTTTACTGCTGATGGATTCTATGCCTCTGAGTGAGGAAAATAACGGTGTCGACTCTGCGCCCTCTCCTGGACCTTCTTCACCAGCGCTGGCAGCAACATACGACTCAGCAATGGAAAATATCAACTCAAGCACGCAAGGTGCCGAGCCATCTTGTCCACAACAGAGTGTTGATGTCAAACTGGAAGCTGAAGTGAAACATACGGATGCGGAGAAGGATGACAGTTATAATGGTTATTCTTCCTCCAACCATTAG
- the LOC124657710 gene encoding uncharacterized protein LOC124657710 isoform X2: protein MPSSGILPLQGAFLAALQQFAVLTRHIQAYPSCWEDLGIGAAEVLKVAFMDLEFLMCDFPVLRASLLVLWERPDCRVVSPVDRSGGQVRIQKEGPLCSCVEAGFHLM, encoded by the exons ATGCCTTCCAGCGGTATCCTGCCTCTCCAGGGTGCCTTCCTCGCCGCTCTTCAGCAATTTGCCGTGCTGACTCGCCACATCCAGGCCTATCCGTCATGCTGGGAGGATTTGGGGATAGGGGCTGCGGAG GTTCTGAAAGTTGCCTTCATGGATTTAGAGTTTCTAATGTGTGACTTTCCAGTTCTCAG GGCATCCCTGCTGGTGCTATGGGAGAGGCCAGATTGCCGGGTTGTCAGTCCAGTAGATCGCTCCGGAGGACAGGTCAGAATTCAGAAAGAG GGGCCATTGTGTTCCTGCGTTGAGGCAGGTTTCCATCTGATGTGA
- the LOC124657710 gene encoding uncharacterized protein LOC124657710 isoform X1, producing the protein MPSSGILPLQGAFLAALQQFAVLTRHIQAYPSCWEDLGIGAAEVLKVAFMDLEFLMCDFPVLRASLLVLWERPDCRVVSPVDRSGGQVRIQKEVLPRYDEGQDRFLELCIIFVGFSILSSVCAVKRILIR; encoded by the exons ATGCCTTCCAGCGGTATCCTGCCTCTCCAGGGTGCCTTCCTCGCCGCTCTTCAGCAATTTGCCGTGCTGACTCGCCACATCCAGGCCTATCCGTCATGCTGGGAGGATTTGGGGATAGGGGCTGCGGAG GTTCTGAAAGTTGCCTTCATGGATTTAGAGTTTCTAATGTGTGACTTTCCAGTTCTCAG GGCATCCCTGCTGGTGCTATGGGAGAGGCCAGATTGCCGGGTTGTCAGTCCAGTAGATCGCTCCGGAGGACAGGTCAGAATTCAGAAAGAGGTACTTCCACGTTACGATGAGGGCCAGGATCGCTTTCTAGAGCTATGCATCATATTTGTTGGATTTTCTATTCTTTCTTCAGTTTGTGCAGTCAAACGGATACTTATCCGGTAA